In a genomic window of Enterobacter asburiae:
- a CDS encoding metal ABC transporter substrate-binding protein — translation MKRTGLIMALALGMMSHSVMAKTLNVVTSFSILGDITQEVGGDRVNVTTLVGPDGDPHTFEPSPKDSAALSKADVVVVNGLGLEGWLDRLVKASGFKGQLVVASTGVKTHTLEEDGKTVTDPHAWNSAANGALYAQNILNGLVKADPEGKAALEASGKPYIAQLTQLDGWAKTRFSQIPQEKRKVLTSHDAFGYFGRAYGVTFMAPQGLSSESEASAAQVAEIINQIKADGVKTWFMENQLDPRLVKQIASATGAQPGGELYPEALSAKGGVADSYVKAFRHNVDTIANSMK, via the coding sequence ATGAAACGTACAGGATTAATCATGGCGCTTGCGCTGGGGATGATGTCGCATAGCGTAATGGCGAAAACGCTGAATGTGGTCACCAGCTTTTCGATACTGGGGGATATCACGCAGGAGGTGGGGGGAGATCGCGTGAACGTGACGACGCTGGTCGGGCCGGACGGCGATCCGCATACCTTTGAACCGTCACCAAAAGACAGCGCGGCGCTGAGCAAGGCTGACGTAGTAGTGGTCAACGGCCTGGGGCTGGAAGGCTGGCTCGACCGTCTGGTTAAAGCCTCCGGGTTCAAAGGGCAGCTGGTCGTCGCCTCAACCGGAGTGAAAACCCACACGCTTGAGGAAGATGGAAAGACCGTGACCGATCCGCACGCCTGGAACAGCGCGGCGAACGGTGCGCTGTATGCACAAAATATTCTGAACGGGCTGGTGAAAGCCGATCCGGAAGGCAAAGCGGCGCTGGAGGCTTCAGGGAAGCCGTACATTGCGCAACTGACTCAGCTGGACGGCTGGGCTAAAACACGCTTTAGCCAGATCCCGCAGGAAAAGCGTAAAGTGCTGACCAGCCATGACGCGTTCGGCTATTTTGGCCGCGCTTACGGCGTAACCTTCATGGCACCTCAAGGACTCTCTTCCGAGAGCGAGGCCAGCGCGGCGCAGGTTGCGGAGATTATCAATCAGATTAAAGCCGACGGCGTGAAAACGTGGTTTATGGAAAACCAGCTCGATCCGCGTCTGGTGAAGCAGATTGCGTCGGCGACGGGCGCACAGCCGGGCGGCGAACTTTACCCGGAAGCGCTGTCGGCCAAGGGTGGGGTGGCAGACTCCTACGTTAAGGCGTTTCGTCATAATGTCGATACGATTGCGAACAGCATGAAATAA
- a CDS encoding ATP-binding cassette domain-containing protein gives MIVMNELVAGYDRQPVTRPLSGVIERGSMTAIIGANGCGKSTLLKTLAGFIPPVSGRFRWQGRRPVIGWLAQRHALEAQFPLTVQDVVSMGCWPGISLFAGFRREARLRISGALERVGLESMALSTIDELSGGQFQRMLFARVLVQQAPLVMLDEPFTGVDEATCNVLMDLMLEMYMQGQTLLAVLHDSERVARHFPQTLRLDADIPQWKTERVRVA, from the coding sequence ATGATTGTGATGAACGAACTGGTTGCGGGCTATGACCGCCAGCCCGTCACGCGTCCGCTTTCGGGTGTGATTGAACGCGGCAGCATGACCGCCATTATCGGCGCTAACGGCTGCGGGAAATCCACGCTGCTGAAAACGCTCGCCGGATTTATTCCGCCCGTCAGCGGCAGATTTCGCTGGCAGGGTAGACGACCGGTAATCGGCTGGCTGGCACAGCGTCACGCGCTGGAGGCGCAGTTTCCGCTGACCGTGCAGGACGTAGTAAGCATGGGCTGCTGGCCCGGAATTTCGCTTTTTGCCGGTTTTCGTCGTGAAGCGCGCCTGCGTATTAGTGGCGCACTTGAGCGCGTGGGGCTGGAGTCAATGGCGTTATCCACTATCGATGAACTCTCCGGCGGCCAGTTTCAGCGCATGCTGTTTGCCCGCGTATTAGTGCAGCAGGCGCCGCTGGTAATGCTGGACGAGCCTTTTACCGGGGTCGATGAAGCAACCTGCAACGTGCTGATGGATCTGATGCTGGAGATGTATATGCAGGGGCAAACCCTGCTCGCGGTGCTGCACGACAGCGAGCGCGTGGCGCGCCACTTCCCGCAGACGCTGCGGCTGGATGCTGATATTCCCCAGTGGAAAACCGAGCGGGTGAGGGTGGCATGA
- the recA gene encoding recombinase RecA, which yields MAIDENKQKALAAALGQIEKQFGKGSIMRLGEDRSMDVETISTGSLSLDIALGAGGLPMGRIVEIYGPESSGKTTLTLQVVAAAQREGKTCAFIDAEHALDPVYARKLGVDIDNLLCSQPDTGEQALEICDALARSGAVDVIIVDSVAALTPKAEIEGEIGDSHMGLAARMMSQAMRKLAGNLKQSNTLLIFINQIRMKIGVMFGNPETTTGGNALKFYASVRLDIRRIGAVKEGENVVGSETRVKVVKNKIAAPFKQAEFQILYGEGINFLGELVDLGVKEKLIEKAGAWYSYNGDKIGQGKANAISWLKENPAAAKEIEKKVRELLLNNQDSKPDFVVDAADAEETNEDF from the coding sequence ATGGCTATCGACGAAAACAAACAGAAAGCGTTGGCGGCAGCACTGGGCCAGATCGAAAAGCAATTCGGTAAAGGCTCCATCATGCGCCTGGGTGAAGACCGTTCCATGGATGTGGAAACTATCTCCACCGGTTCGCTTTCTCTGGATATCGCACTGGGCGCGGGCGGTTTGCCGATGGGGCGTATCGTAGAAATCTACGGTCCGGAATCCTCAGGTAAAACGACTCTGACCCTGCAGGTTGTTGCAGCGGCGCAGCGTGAAGGTAAAACCTGTGCGTTTATCGATGCCGAGCACGCGCTGGACCCGGTCTATGCCCGTAAGCTGGGCGTTGATATCGACAACCTGCTGTGTTCCCAGCCGGATACCGGCGAGCAGGCGCTGGAAATTTGTGACGCGCTGGCGCGCTCTGGTGCGGTTGATGTGATCATCGTCGACTCCGTTGCGGCGCTGACGCCAAAAGCGGAAATCGAAGGTGAAATCGGTGACTCTCACATGGGCCTCGCGGCACGTATGATGAGCCAGGCGATGCGTAAGCTGGCCGGTAACCTGAAGCAGTCCAATACGCTGCTGATCTTCATCAACCAGATCCGTATGAAAATTGGTGTGATGTTCGGTAACCCGGAAACCACCACCGGTGGTAACGCGCTGAAATTCTACGCCTCTGTCCGTCTGGATATCCGCCGTATCGGCGCGGTGAAAGAGGGCGAGAACGTGGTGGGTAGCGAAACCCGCGTGAAGGTTGTGAAGAACAAAATCGCCGCACCGTTCAAACAGGCTGAGTTCCAGATCCTCTACGGCGAAGGTATCAACTTCCTCGGCGAGCTGGTTGACCTGGGCGTGAAAGAGAAGCTGATTGAAAAAGCGGGCGCCTGGTACAGCTACAACGGTGACAAGATTGGTCAGGGTAAAGCGAATGCTATCTCCTGGCTGAAAGAGAACCCGGCTGCGGCGAAAGAGATTGAGAAGAAGGTGCGTGAGCTTCTGTTGAACAACCAGGACTCCAAACCTGATTTCGTGGTGGATGCTGCGGATGCTGAAGAAACCAACGAAGACTTTTAA
- the mltB gene encoding lytic murein transglycosylase B — translation MLYHTGFLSNPLNGCLMFKRRYAALLPALILLSACSSKPKTEAVQQTAGAPSGGFLLEPQHNMMQMGGDFANNPAAEQFIDKMVSKHGFDRQQLHEILSQAKRLDYVLRLMDRQAPSAQVPSGPNGAWLRYRKQFITPDNVQNGVAFWNQYEDALNRAWQVYGVPPEIIVGIIGVETRWGRVMGKTRILDALATLSFNYPRRAEYFSSELETFLLMARNEQDDPLDLKGSFAGAMGYGQFMPSSYKQYAVDFNGDGHINLWDPVDAIGSVANYFKAHGWTPGGQVAVQANGEAFGLENGFKTKYSVAQLTAAGLTPTQPLGNVDQVSLLRLDVGTGYQYWYGMPNFYTITRYNHSTHYAMAVWQLGLAVSQARVPAASSFSQ, via the coding sequence ATGCTTTACCATACTGGGTTCTTATCGAACCCGTTAAATGGATGTCTCATGTTCAAGCGTCGTTATGCAGCGCTGTTGCCTGCGCTTATCCTGCTGTCTGCCTGTAGCAGCAAACCTAAGACCGAAGCCGTTCAGCAAACGGCGGGCGCGCCTTCCGGGGGATTCTTGCTGGAGCCGCAGCACAATATGATGCAGATGGGAGGCGACTTCGCGAATAACCCGGCGGCCGAGCAGTTCATCGATAAAATGGTGAGCAAACACGGTTTCGACCGCCAGCAGTTGCATGAAATTTTGTCTCAGGCCAAGCGTCTGGACTACGTGCTGCGCCTGATGGACAGGCAGGCACCGTCCGCCCAGGTGCCGAGCGGGCCAAATGGCGCATGGCTGCGCTACCGCAAACAGTTTATTACCCCGGACAACGTGCAAAACGGCGTGGCATTCTGGAACCAGTATGAAGATGCGCTCAACCGCGCGTGGCAGGTCTACGGCGTGCCGCCGGAAATCATCGTCGGGATTATCGGCGTGGAGACCCGCTGGGGCCGTGTGATGGGCAAAACCCGCATCCTTGACGCGCTGGCGACGCTCTCCTTTAACTACCCGCGCCGCGCCGAATACTTCTCTTCCGAGCTGGAAACCTTCCTGCTGATGGCGCGCAACGAGCAGGACGATCCGCTCGATTTGAAAGGGTCGTTTGCCGGCGCGATGGGCTACGGCCAGTTTATGCCGTCCTCCTATAAGCAGTATGCCGTCGACTTTAACGGAGACGGCCACATTAACCTGTGGGATCCGGTGGATGCCATCGGCAGCGTGGCGAACTACTTCAAAGCGCACGGCTGGACGCCGGGCGGCCAGGTGGCCGTGCAGGCGAACGGCGAGGCGTTTGGTCTGGAAAATGGCTTTAAAACCAAGTACAGCGTAGCGCAGCTAACGGCGGCAGGCTTAACGCCAACCCAGCCGCTGGGCAACGTTGACCAGGTGAGCCTGCTGCGTCTGGACGTGGGAACCGGGTACCAGTACTGGTACGGTATGCCGAACTTCTACACCATCACCCGCTATAACCACAGTACGCACTACGCGATGGCGGTGTGGCAGCTGGGGCTGGCGGTGTCTCAGGCGCGCGTTCCTGCGGCGTCATCGTTTAGTCAGTAA
- the pncC gene encoding nicotinamide-nucleotide amidase — protein sequence MTDHELMQLSEIVGLALKQRGATITTAESCTGGWVAKAITDIAGSSAWFERGFVTYSNEAKAQMIGVREATLEQHGAVSEPVVIEMAIGALKEARADYAVSISGIAGPDGGSDVKPVGTVWFGFATSKGEGITRRECFSGDRESVRRQATVYALKTLWQQFLQNT from the coding sequence ATGACTGACCATGAATTGATGCAGCTTAGCGAGATCGTTGGCCTTGCACTGAAGCAGCGTGGCGCGACAATTACCACCGCAGAATCCTGCACCGGCGGCTGGGTGGCGAAAGCGATTACCGATATCGCCGGCAGTTCCGCCTGGTTTGAACGCGGCTTTGTGACCTACAGTAACGAAGCTAAGGCGCAGATGATTGGCGTGCGCGAAGCCACGCTGGAACAGCATGGCGCGGTCAGTGAACCGGTTGTCATTGAAATGGCCATTGGCGCGCTGAAAGAGGCGCGGGCAGATTACGCCGTTTCCATCAGCGGTATCGCGGGGCCCGACGGCGGCAGCGACGTGAAGCCTGTCGGCACCGTCTGGTTCGGGTTTGCCACGTCCAAAGGGGAAGGGATCACCCGCCGGGAGTGCTTCAGCGGCGATCGTGAAAGTGTGCGTCGTCAGGCAACCGTGTATGCGTTAAAAACGCTCTGGCAACAATTTCTACAAAACACTTGA
- a CDS encoding metal ABC transporter permease, with product MIWHTFFQPFIEYGFMRRALVVCLALSISTTALGVFLQLRRMSLMGDALSHAILPGVAVGYLLSGMSLMAMTVGGFIAGIAVALVAGLVSRRTPLKEDASFAGFYLGSLALGVTLVSLRGSNVDLLHLLFGSILAVDNDAALFVTGVCIFTLITLALFYRGLVTEAFDTAWLQVNTRWLPGLLHGLFLALLVLNLVAGFQVLGTLMAVGLMMLPAVAARCWVRTLPGLLLMAGISGIFCAWLGLSLSWAASLPAGPSIVLTASALFFISILFGTQSRLAGSLRALF from the coding sequence ATGATCTGGCACACATTCTTCCAGCCGTTTATTGAGTACGGCTTTATGCGTCGCGCGCTGGTGGTTTGCCTGGCGCTTTCTATCAGTACCACCGCGCTCGGCGTGTTTCTTCAACTGCGTCGGATGAGCCTGATGGGCGATGCGCTTTCTCACGCCATTTTGCCCGGCGTCGCCGTGGGGTATTTGCTCAGCGGGATGTCACTAATGGCGATGACCGTCGGCGGGTTTATCGCCGGAATTGCCGTTGCGCTGGTGGCCGGGCTGGTCAGCCGCCGCACGCCGCTGAAAGAAGATGCTAGCTTTGCCGGATTTTACCTGGGTTCACTGGCGCTGGGCGTCACGCTCGTTTCGCTGCGCGGCTCGAATGTCGATCTGCTGCATCTGCTGTTTGGCTCCATCCTCGCCGTGGACAATGACGCCGCGCTGTTTGTGACCGGCGTGTGCATCTTCACCCTTATCACGCTGGCCCTTTTTTACCGCGGGCTGGTGACGGAGGCGTTTGATACCGCCTGGCTGCAGGTGAATACCCGCTGGCTGCCCGGGCTGTTGCACGGCCTGTTTCTGGCGCTGCTGGTGCTTAACCTGGTGGCCGGTTTTCAGGTGCTTGGCACGCTGATGGCCGTCGGGCTGATGATGCTCCCGGCGGTGGCGGCGCGCTGTTGGGTACGCACCTTACCCGGATTACTCCTGATGGCCGGTATCAGCGGTATTTTCTGCGCGTGGCTGGGGCTGAGCCTCTCCTGGGCGGCAAGTTTGCCCGCGGGGCCGTCCATTGTGCTGACTGCCAGCGCGCTGTTCTTTATTTCCATTTTATTTGGCACGCAAAGCAGGCTTGCTGGCAGTCTGCGGGCGCTTTTTTAA